In Molothrus ater isolate BHLD 08-10-18 breed brown headed cowbird chromosome 21, BPBGC_Mater_1.1, whole genome shotgun sequence, a single genomic region encodes these proteins:
- the FZD9 gene encoding frizzled-9, translated as MAAARLRVALWVLWHFGVGGRGLELAGLEGPRGRAARCQPVDIPMCRGIGYNLTRMPNLLGHESQREAALKLHEFAPLVEYGCHVHLRFFLCSLYAPMCTDQVSASIPACRPMCEQARHKCVPIMEQFNFGWPESLDCGRLPTKNDPNALCMEAPENASAAEPHKGQGMLPVAPRPWPPGTATEGRGPNGLGACNNPEKFQYVEKSLSCAPRCSPGVDVYWSREDKDFAFIWMAVWSTLCFVSTAFTVLTFLLDPHRFQYPERPIIFLSMCYNVYSVAFIIRSVAGAENIACDRENGELYIIQEGLESTGCTIVFLILYYFGMASSLWWVVLTLTWFLAAGKKWGHEAIEAHSSYFHMAAWGIPAMKTIVILTMRKVAGDELTGLCYVGSMDVSALTGFILIPLSCYLVIGTSFILTGFVALFHIRKIMKTGGTNTEKLEKLMVKIGVFSILYTVPATCVIVCYFYERLNVDYWMLRALEHGCLHLPGRRATDCSLEASVPTVAVFMLKIFMSLVVGITSGVWVWSSKTLQTWQSLCNRRLGMRTRSKPCSGVSCGGGHCHYKGPTVMLHMTKTDPYLDNPTHV; from the coding sequence ATGGCGGCGGCTCGGCTGCGGGTggccctgtgggtgctgtggcaTTTTGGAGTGGGCGGTCGCGGGTTGGAGCTGGCGGGACTGGAGGGCCCGCGGGGGCGCGCGGCGCGGTGCCAGCCTGTGGACATCCCGATGTGCCGGGGGATCGGGTACAACCTGACCCGCATGCCCAACCTGCTGGGGCACGAAAGCCAGCGTGAGGCCGCCCTGAAGCTGCACGAGTTCGCCCCACTGGTGGAGTACGGCTGCCACGTTCACCTGCgcttcttcctctgctccctctaCGCACCCATGTGCACCGATCAGGTGAGCgccagcatccctgcctgccgCCCCATGTGTGAGCAGGCCCGCCACAAGTGTGTACCCATCATGGAACAGTTCAATTTCGGCTGGCCTGAGTCACTTGACTGTGGCAGGTTGCCCACCAAGAATGACCCCAATGCCCTCTGCATGGAGGCCCCTGAAAATGCCTCAGCCGCTGAGCCGCACAAGGGACAGGGGATGCTGCCTGTGGCCCCCCGGCCTTGGCCACCTGGTACCGCTACCGAGGGACGGGGACCCAATGGGCTGGGAGCTTGCAACAATCCTGAGAAGTTCCAGTACGTGGAGAAGAGCCTCTCGTGTGCACCCAGGTGCTCCCCCGGGGTGGACGTGTACTGGTCCCGGGAGGACAAGGACTTTGCCTTCATTTGGATGGCTGTCTGGTCCACCCTCTGCTTCGTCTCCACTGCCTTCACCGTCCTTACTTTTCTGCTTGACCCCCACCGCTTCCAGTATCCTGAGAGGCCCATCATTTTCCTCTCCATGTGCTACAACGTCTACTCTGTGGCCTTCATCATCCGCTCTGTGGCCGGGGCTGAGAACATTGCCTGTGACCGGGAGAACGGTGAGCTCTACATCAtacaggaggggctggagagcaCAGGCTGCACCATTGTCTTCCTCATCCTCTACTATTTTGGCATGGCTAGCTCTCTCTGGTGGGTTGTCCTCACCCTCACCTGgttcctggctgctgggaagaaGTGGGGACATGAGGCCATCGAGGCCCACAGCAGCTACTTCCACATGGCTGCCTGGGGCATCCCAGCCATGAAGACCATTGTCATCCTCACCATGCGGAAGGTGGCAGGGGATGAGCTCACGGGGCTGTGCTATGTGGGGAGCATGGACGTCAGTGCCCTGACTGGCTTTATCCTCATCCCCCTCTCCTGCTACCTGGTCATTGGCACCTCCTTCATCCTCACTGGCTTCGTTGCCCTCTTCCACATCCGGAAGATCATGAAGACGGGTGGCACCAACACAGAGAAGCTGGAGAAGCTGATGGTGAAGATTGGGGTCTTCTCCATCCTCTACACCGTCCCGGCCACCTGTGTCATTGTCTGCTACTTCTACGAGCGGCTGAATGTGGATTACTGGATGCTGCGGGCACTGGAGCATGGCTGCCTACACCTGCCTGGCCGCCGTGCCACCGACTGCTCCCTTGAGGCCTCGGTGCCCACTGTGGCTGTCTTCATGCTAAAGATTTTCATGTCACTGGTGGTGGGCATCACCAGCGGGGTGTGGGTGTGGAGCTCTAAAACGCTGCAGACCTGGCAGAGCCTGTGCAACAGGCGGCTGGGCATGAGGACGCGGAGCAAACCCTGCAGTGGGGTCAGCTGTGGCGGGGGACACTGCCACTACAAAGGCCCCACAGTCATGCTGCACATGACCAAGACGGACCCGTACCTGGACAACCCGACTCACGTCTAG